The Vigna unguiculata cultivar IT97K-499-35 chromosome 11, ASM411807v1, whole genome shotgun sequence genomic sequence CGTGAAAAAATTAGTATAAGTCCCAAAAGTGCACAAGTTAAATATGCAGATTGGAATAAACAAGGTGATGTAGATTTAGTCAAATCAAGTAATGCTAGATAAAGTTGTGGCCATTGCATTACCACATGTTTAAATATTGCAATATTGAAAATTAAGGTGTCGATACTAAGTTTTTAATGAAAGACAAGCTACAGGAAGGTATTATTGTGCCTTGAATTCATCCCTTTTCATATCCTATTATAAAAAAGATGGCACACGAAGATTTTGTATTGATTACAGAGATATGGATGCAATTATTCTGATAAAAGACAGTTTTCCTATGCCAAATGTTTATGAACTAGATGAAACAACTTATTTCTCTAAGCTGGATTTAAGATtcggatatcatcaaatcttagTCAATGAGGTAGATGGACATAAGATAACATTTATAACTCACCACAACCGTTATGAATGGTTGATGAAATCACTTGGGCAATAACTAATGCCCCTACAACTTTTGAGAGCTTAATGGATGAATATGAAGCTTTCGAAGGTTTTCTTCAGGAAATATGCCTTGGTATTCTTTGATGATAATATTGATTTATAGCTCTTATAGGTCCTTCCATAGTCTCATTTGGAGGTGGTACTTTCAATATTGCATCACCATACACTTTGTGCAAAATATCAATGCTCATTTGGATTGCAGTAAATTTTTAGAACATAGTCTCTAGTACAGGAGAGGAAATGGACCAAAGCAAAGTGCAGGTACCGTTGGATTGCCCTATACCTTTGAATCTTAAAATTGTGGGAGGCTTTCTTGTGCTTACAGGATACAATAGAAGATTTATAAAGAGTTATGCTTcattaagaaagaaaatttcGACTGCGATAATCATACTGCCACAGCCTTTGTAGATCTCAAAACTGCCATTGCCCAGGCCCCAGTCCAAACTCTTCCCGATTCTTCTCAACCTTTTTGTCTTGAAAACAGATGCATCAGGATTAAGGTTAGGTTCTGTGTTGAAAAAAAATCACCATCCAATTGACCACTAGAATGCAGAGGACGTCAGACTATATCAGGGAGTTTTATGCTATATCTGAGGCTGTTGTTAGGTTCAAGCGTTACCACCTTGGCCAGAATTTGTGATTAATATGGATCAGAAAAGTTTGAGGAGTTTAACTGATAAAATACTCCAGACACCGGAACAGAAATATTGGCGACCCAAATTGTTGGTCTATGAATTTTACAATTGAATATAAACCTGGTAAAGATAATGAGGCAACAATTCTGGCCTAATCTCAACCTAGAGTTCAGCTTGGTCCGATGCTGAAAGAGGCTCTATGTGCTCATTCTAAACTCTATGTGCACAGTAAATTGTTATACTCAAAAGGCAGGCTAGTTATCCTAGCAGAACATGAATTAGTGAAACAGATTCTGTATGAGTTGCATAGCTCATTGTAACGACACATGCATCATACTCGACATCCAATAATCTCACACATTTGTTACCAACCTGTTTAGCAAGGGCAGTGGCAACCATATTGGAAGTGGCAATTGATAGAAACATGAACACGTAGCTCATGTAATCACAAACAACAGTGGCAGGACCTGCTCGTAGGAAACTAAAATAAGATAAACGagatatttttcataattaagagaAAACATAATAAAGTGAATTGAGCGACGATTAATCTCTTTCAATACCTAGAGCAGCAAGTTCAATGGAGCTTCTCTGACCAATAATTGCAGTATCAATGAGACTCATGAGTGGTGCACATATCCAAAGTCCGGTTGCTGGACCTGTAAACATCACAATTTCCTTTATCTGATCCAATATCCCTCGATTCGCTAGTTCCTTTTTCTCACCCTGCGTCGATATTcgttcttccttttcttcttcttcaccttcGTTCGCGATTTCATCACTTCGAAATGCGCGAGCGGTTACGAAGGCGTTGCGATGATACGTGGATGCTGAAGCTGTGTTTGAGAGGGAGAGACCGAAAGGAAGAGAATGTGCAGAGAAAAATCGAGGAAGACGATGGTTTGAAAGCGTGAAATTAGGGTTTTGGCGGGGAGAGGAGTGAAGATAGGAAGGAAGAAGTAGCGGTTTGAGTTTGAATGCCATTCTTCGCTCTTTGCTACTGTGAATGGAGGGAACGAAACGAACCCAATGGGATTTATAAAACCCAAGATCGTTAGCCTCTGTTGGGGTTGGAGTCGGCGAATTTTtcgtttttagttttaaaatataaaattggaaGTAAaagcattttatttatttttatttgggtCACTGTCACTGATTGATGTGTGGTTACATAATAGGGGCAGAGTCTCTCAACCATTTTGCTTTTTTCCACGCCATCAAAtccagagaaaaaaaaaaaactgccactgtttaaaataatatagaaatgaGTGATGTGATTTGCTTAGTCTTAACTAAGACAATATTTTATGTAAGATTCTTTTATAGAACACCGGCGAAATTTAGCTTATAAAGTTATGAAGAAACTTATGTaagaaacatttttaaaatgaaagacTTTTtgttatgtaaaaattatttttgaaataaaaggcttttgatattatattatatttctccGAACTGTTATTAAGATGGATCAGACTTTAATGTTATGGTGAGATTTTTTGAgagaaaatatataagaaattcGGTATCAATGAACGAAACTAAATAAAAGACGAGAATAccacttttttaattatatattatttattctatttattttcttaatctaaTGTCTGATTTTTAACTCTTCTTAAATTTCTATCATTTTACAAGTTCGACCTCTTCTCCCCCGTACTCGAAAACACTGACTTTGGAGGAGGGTGCAAGTTGTTCTTCTATCTCCATTCTCTTCATGACTAAAAAATCTAATCACGATATTTAAACCCAAAATCTCGTCGAATGAGAATGAAGAGGCACGGGCACATGGTCATTGTGTAAATGCCACCTTGAAAACCTTCTACGCTGAATTCATGTCTAGTTTGTACGTGGTGTCTCTTTTCACTGCCAATTTAACATTCTTGATCCTTCCAGATTGAAAGGCCAAATTCCTTCATCACATTCCGTTCGTTTTCAGTTCTTCTTAAGGCATCTTTtggtataaataatttagtatttgTCAGCGTTTATGGCGATTGATTTGGCATGACTTGGGAAAATAATCTTTATCTAATTGTGATGATTCACATACAAATCTGTGAAAGAGAAAACAAGCGTAAAATAAGAaggaaattatttaataaattgttaatttatttttatattaaaaattgaaattttaaaataattttagtattcgatttttttttttgttttttataattggtattgataattaataaataatatttgattttttaacatcaATTCTCACCGAAAGTTGTTGGGTTGGGGGTATTTATTTGCCACTTGATAACAATTTCAGCTTGTAACTAAGTTACTTGATAACAATTTCATCTTTAGATGTCTGAGAGTTCGCTGCCGAAAATAAATATCATGATTCTCCAAATTACATCAGCAAGTACTCTCCTATCAATAATCTTTAGTCCACCACGTGAAAAATAGTCCTCGCCCAAAGTTCATTTATTACCACACACTATTTTGCTGAGgattaattttatacaaaaatcaCAATACTGTTTTCTTAAAAGTAAGCAAAATAAATCGAGCATGTAGTAATtgtcaaaatcttaaaaaatacaAGGTCAGAAAATAAATGGCTCATTTCTCAGGCAtatattgattttcaaaattaattgagGGAAATACGCATTGTTCTGAATGCCCTTAGCTTACTGTTTACAACTGAGGTACTAAGTCATACCATACTACTTTCTTTTTAGGTATCATTTAAGATtctgttaaaaatataaaaccaatTTTCTTgacttcaataaaatattaataaaattttatacttcaTATTAGGCGAAAATTTATGTAAATGATAAAAGAGTAAGGAATATTATTCTAAACTTTGAAGATGgcagttaataaaaatattacataaacaaatacaaagtGCACACACCACTACAAGGATCTGAATTAATTTTCACGCTACTTATGATAGTGATAATATATGTagaaagaaatttatttattcaatccaATCTAACTCagataaaatgaattataaaactaatggCCCCCGGGTCGAGATGACCCAATAGTCTTCTGCCACTGTAACTTGTGTGATGAAATATAAAGTATGAAACCAAGGACACAAACTAGGCAGTCCTTAGCTTTAGGAGCTCATACCTGTCTGTATCTTCGGAGTATAAAATGCCCTTGGGAGAAAGAAGACGCTGGAGGGCCATCGAAAACCGAGCCTAACATCCATAACAGAATTGCAAATCAGAATACTTAAAGAACTGGTACTTTAAATTAGGAAAAGCTCTAGTTCTTATTCCTACCCATTGAAATATTGCCAGGGAAAACCAGCAGCCTAGCAAGCCAAATCTACTACTCAAGGCCTGAGcatcaaaaaaaaatgtatgtttcAGGCAAAATCGGTCAAGCAATGTTACCATGTACGGTAGGAGTTCAAGGAAAGGTGTTTACCCATAATACTAGTGAACCCACGCAAAAGCATCCAGCCATTGATAAACTTATAAATCTCAGATCCCGCCCAGCCTGCACGGGTAAACGTACATTAAAGTTACAATAGCAGTTGTTGTGTGACACATGCAGAGGTTCTTGTTTCTAACGAGTTGGAAATGTTGGGCATGGAAtcaaatcatcatcatcacgtTAAACATTAGATAccattatgataaaaaaaatatcaaaatattaattcaacTTGAAAAAACAGAATTTAGATGAGCTTAAGAGAGTTAATGAAACACACAAAGTAGGACGAATAAGTTATTGGTTGGACAGTGGAGGATTTTTCCATTGATCGAGGTGTTCAAGGAGTTGTGTTATATTGCATGAAACATAGGAGATCttgcagaagaaaaaaaagccTGTTGGAAGCTGCGCAGGACCATGCAAGAAATTGACACAATAATGACAGTTTCAAATTTCTTGAACTTTGAAGCTGCAAAACCGTGCAATTTGTCATGCGAGATAATTTTGGAATCCCTTTCCCAACCTTAAAATCCCGCTTTCTAACCTGAACCCTTATCCCGTCTTAGCTCTCTGACTCCACCACTAAATTCTTTATCACCCACCCAAATCCACCGGAGTCTCTCCTTTACATACTCCAGCCACCACCATCATTTCACCCAAAATCTTCCTATCTCTGGATTTTCTCACAAATCACCTTTCGCACATCACAATCTTCTCCGACACATCCACTAACCTCCCTCTCTCCATTGTTGCAGCTCAATGGCCCCCAAGCGAAAGATGTTGAGTCATCTTCCAACCCAAGCCCACAAGGAAGAAACCCCATTAGGGGAGGACAAGGGAACCACCAAGGGAATAAAGGTTAACTTGGTAGTAAAAGCACAATAGAAGGATGAATATGGGTATGGAAAATGATTTATGGACACCTTGATTTTGTCTACATCTATTACAcgcttattttttctttcaatcttttCTTATAACATAAACCTATTGTTTTTCTTCTCTCTGTAAGTGTATACTAGTTGTTAATACCTTTTTGGTATTCATGAATCATTACTTCTATGGGTATTATCTATCCGATCAATACCTGGATCTGGATcgttaatattaaaatatctaatcGTATTTGTGTGTATAGATATAATTTACATTCTCACCAATGATCTATTAAAGAGCTTTTAGAGTTTGatttcataaatttatgtcCTCTTTTTACTACTGAAACTAAAgttgttcttttatttaaacataagtgTTACGATGgaacttatttaaatttgtatttttttaagaagaCTAATGatgcaattattttttatccgtAGAAATTAAACATACGGTAAGGAGTTTAGAATAACTCACATCTTGTTCAATCAACTCAGCTAGACTATCTTGATAAATACAATCTTATTTGGATTATactttaagataaaaaaattatttgaatttatatttagagaatttttttaatttacaaaaataaaaataaatattaatgggTATAAAATAGTCCACAGGTAATTTTAAACAGATAATCAGGGTAATAGATAGCTACTATCCGTGCTCATCCTAATCGCGGGTTTGATTTTTCCAACGAAACGACTAACATTTGTAGAACAAAAAGTTATAGGCAACCGCCCACCAACAGTTTTAGTTCTTGTATTGCCTGACTCTTTCCACCAGACAAGATACAATGTTATGTATGGTCACACCATTCATGCCACCACGTACAATAACTAGATCATTGTGGGTAAACCTTCAAGGGAGGGGGGGCAAATTATCAAGGAACTAAGTATAACAGCAGCGCTTAGCAATAGAGGTAATGACGCCCTGAAGCATAACTACACTAAAAGTTCCATTGGGAATAGTTTGAAGTTACCTAGCAAGCAAGATACCTATATCAAGTTGCGCCTATGAGTCAGTCAGCAGCCCATCAAAAATAAAAGTTCCCAGTAACTGATTTTTCCATTTCACTCACCTCTACCAAAATATGCAAAGTACTAAGAATTCCAAAAGTACTTCCAAGTAGAAATTTTCCTTCATTCAGGCAAACCTTGCCCACCCCCTCATTgcccaaaacataaaattgaaatcATCCTCAAGCCTAGAAAATCAAGGTGAAATCCAAGAAACCAGTGGCATAAATAGTGTGGCAGTACAAAGGATTATAGACCATTGAGTTGCAATAATGTTGATATGGAGGAGATAGAAAGATGAAGGTTGGTGGGTGGGTAGAATAAAGGAGAAGGTTGTGACCTGGGAAAGAGATAAGGAAGATTTTATATGGAGAATGGTTGGTTTAAATGTGGTGGTGGGTAGGTATATACGATGGTGATGAAAGGAGTGGCTAAGGAGGTTTTGGGTGGACGAGGAAGATGAAGATTTGAGGAGTGAGTCAAATAGGGGCACAACTGAGAAGGGGTCGAGGGTTTAGGTTATACTGTCGGATTTAAGGGTTGaggaaaaagatttgaaattcaaaatcacaTGTCTCATTCTGCATGACAAATTGCATCTGCACAACTGCGCAACTTTCGAATACACATTTTATCCAAACACAACCAAAGATCTTAAGCATCCTAGAAGAAGAGGTATGGAAGAAGATGAAGCGAACAAACATACCAGCAATGTTCCCTCGAGGCTGATAGTAGGGGGTGTTACAGCAAGGGCTATAAAATATGGAATCAGCACCTTATGCATCTGCACGGTTACAAATACAGTAGTCAACAGTTACCCATAATCTAAAttccaaaatattataattcataaaaatatctGCAAATACATATAATCTGAACAAAATATTGTCTAAAAAAGCTCGTTAGGATGAACTCtaacttggctctgataccattagagaagtgagttttaaacctaactcaactccacaaaaccaacttgtaagatgagatttgcaccccacttatatactatgaaatggccttatctctagttgatttgagacttttaacatatcttttatttatttatttattaacttaactCTTGCTATTGAGTTTTAACAACGCAAATGACATAATATGGtccttttgttattttaaaatttaaccaaaAGAATCctctttatgttttatatttgattattattttgtgtaTAATTAACAATGGTTCGACTGTGCATCAGTATCTTTACCGTTTTGATGTCTCTATTCCAGCTTTAAAAACATTACTATCCAGACTatgatttaaaatcataaagcTCTCAAGGGACAAAATAAAACACGGGAAGAAAGCAATTTAGCTTCAAATGATTGATAGTACTGCCACACATTTTCAAACAGGTTGCAGAGGATTAAAAAGGAAAGAGGAGCCAACACGGATATGtaaactaaattttgaaaaaagaatgaACTAACCTCCTGGGTGACCATCCGATCAGGTGTAAAAATGAAGGGAAATAACCAAGGAACTGAAGTTCCAACAATCCCTAACAATAAGCCAAGTATAACTCCAATTATCACAAGAGACCTTAGAAGCAATCGGGCCTGTTCAATATcatgaaaacaacaaaaagaggCATTGAGAGATCAAAGACCGTAGATATGAAGAAGACAGGGAAAATACCTTTTGACATCAGCGTAAGATTTGTGACACTGTAATTGAGAAACACTAACCTTTGATAAACTCCGATTTGCTCCATATATCAGTTCAGGCATAAATGACTGAGCAGTTTGAGAGAGAGGTTCACCCCATACTGTACACATGGAATACGTTTGGACCATGACCTGAAgcaagaatttaaataattactctCCTAGAATTtggttttcaaaaaaaaaaaaactcaacagcaggcaaaggaaaataaaactaACTTGATGAGCAGCCATTGTATGTGTACCCATTGATGTAGCAAAATATATAAGTAGTGAGTAGAAAGCCACCTAAACATCAGAACTTCAGATTATATTAAAAGGTTAGACTACTGTATTCAAAGCTACAGATCTAGTATTACACTAGAGACAACCTTtgacatcattgtcataaatacAGGAGCCGCAAGCCCAAATATCGTCAAAAGTTCCTTCCCTGAAGGAATGGAGAAGGCAAGGGCATTATATCCCTTATTGTTTAGAGTGTGAATCATCATGCAAGCAGCAACAACCTAGAGCAACAAGGGAAGAGAAAAGCAGTGCGCAATGAGCTTAGTACTTTGAGAATGAGTACAATACAACCGTATATAATacaattcaatatatataatatcataaataagAGTTAGTTCAGCATACTTGTGAAACCATTGTAGCCCATGCTGCCCCTACAATACCGTAGCCTAAACAGATGCACAAAATTATACAACcacttatatttataaaactagCAGCAGCCAAAGCTTTCAAGGGTCCCCAGGAATCTTTCATACCAAGACTGCAGAACGTGAATACCAAAaccattaattaatttaacaagcCAATGCTTagcatattttttaaatcatacaaAGCAAACATTGATACTTGGTATGCATTAAGCTCTGCGAATATGAGAGAAACTTTAAAAGATTATTcataattatagttatttttaaaaagaaaaacagaaagaGGAAACACATACTTTACttaaaatatgagagataaacAACATATATTCCAGATATAGAATGCTGTCTCAGAAATGTCAAAGCACAGGAATTTTACCCAATAAAATATCAAGAATAATCTACTAATATATTGAACAGTATTTCATCTTGATATCAATTACTACATGAAACAGAATACCAAGACTGGAGCAGTATCTCAGATTTGacataaaattttcaaactacTTACATCAGAGAATCTGATGTTAGAAATAAATAGCATATTTGCACCTTGCACTCTGAGCAACCCATCCAACAAGTAAGGCAGGCGATGCCAAGCCTCGAatctaaaattcaaaaaagaaaaagaaaactgtaACTGAAAATTCACTGCACCAAAATAAGCGGATGAGAACACTATCACATatcgtttaaaaaataattaatgtagcAAATTCCTATTTACAAGATTCTATctctttgtaaaaaaaaaaaaaaaaagcaatgtTACATAATACCTTCATCTACAAttacaagaaaaacaaaaagttgaTGAACTGATAAATTAATTGTCTTCATAATAGTTCTATAACTTCTAGATTTATAGAGCACGGATTGCagtctttatttaatttaaaggaTATAAACTCGTGTAGAAGCAAACCTTTACATAATTGCTAGCTGCAGGTACTACGTGTGCATTCTTTGGTCCGATGAAAGCTGAAAAGGCATATAAATAGCAAAATCATCAGTTATGGGATTGACTCTACTAGCTAACCTTTCAGAACAAGTGAATTCTAGCTATCCAAAATGAGTTGAAGAGCACAAATGGAGAAAACACTCCATTTTCAATACCAGTTATTATTGCAGCACCAAATAGCCTAGTGAACAAAAGCATCGCAATGCCACAAGATAACCCAACAAAAAGCAAGATAGATATGTAGTGCTGTACTTCTTCTTTGTCCTACACAAACTCGTGAAAGAGCAGTATAAGTCCTGAAGTGCAGAGTGGTGGGTATACAAAGTGAATCGTGTAGATGTAGCCagatcaaataataataataatagataacaataataatagtagtagtagtagaTAAATCATCGCACCACCTCATATTTACATTTTGACAACATTAAACGTCAAGCTAGAAATTAAGTTCGTAATCACCAACATATATCGATCAATCTGGTATATTCACTTAATCTTTGCATCAGTATACACTTGTTTAAGTAGATAAACAGAGAAACAGCAGCCTAGAAACTAGAAGAAGATATGGTTTCTAGTTACAATAATAACAATTGTAGATAATAACAATATAGcttatttaatttcaaacaatCTGTTATTTAGTTGTACCTGATCACTCTCTATCCGGCCGACTCCTTACTGCACACAAATGCtatgttaaattattcattGGTCCCTACAGTTGTATTCATTCTAAGTTTAGTCCGTCTGAGACAAAACTGTGACCTTTAGCTCCTACACATGCATAAATTTAAGCTTTGTACCGGTGTGaacaccacaaaaaaaaaatatatatattctaccAATATAGAGCCACCACATAAACTTTCTCGTGAAGATAAACcactacacaaaaaaaaaaaatagatgggAACCAATTTTACAGTTCTATGTTGTCCTCATATGCAAGCTATATATAAGATAAACCGCAGGGCACCATCTTCCCTTGTAGCATATAAGAGTAACTTCACTTCAGTCACTATACTTAAGAGCATCGATGGTGCCAACATCACAGATCTGGACCTAATGAGCATCTTGCCTCAGTTTTTCGATAAGAAAACACGCTAAACTTATATAGCATCCAATAATCTCACGTGCCTGTTACCAACCTGTTTAGCGAGGGCAGTGGCAACCATATTGGAAGTGGCAATTGATAGAAACATGAACACGTAGCTCATGTAATCACAAACAACAGTGCCAGGACCTGCTCGTAGGAAACTAAAATAAGATAAACgacatatttttcataattaagagaAATCCTAATAATGTGAATTGAGCGACGATTAATCTCTTACAATACCTAGAGCAGCAAGTTCAACGGAGCTTCTCTGACCAATAACCGCAGTATCGATGAGACTCATGAGTGGTGCACATATCCAAAGTCCGGTTGCTGGACCTGTAAACATCACAATGTCCTTCATCTGACTCCATATTCCTTGATTCACTAGCTCCTTTTTCTCACCCTGCCTCGATAATTCTTCATCTTTGTCTTCTTCGCCTTCGTCAACGATTTCATCACTTCGAACAGCGCGAGCGGTTACGAAGGCGGTGCGATGAAACGTGGATGCTGAAGCTGTGGTTGAGAGAGAGAGACTGAGAGGAAGAGAAGGAGCAGAGAAACGACGAGGAAGACGATGGTTTAGAAGCGTGAAATTAGGGTTTTGGCGGGGAGAGGAGTGAAGAGAGTAAGAAAGAGGTAGTGATTTGAGTTTGAATGCCATTTCTTGCTCTCTGCACTGCTTTGGTGGAGGGAAGGAAAACGAAGCAGAGTATTCCCTCCCACCCAACACTGGCTTGAGTGGCTCACCACAGTTCAAACTGATTGTCtatccttttcttctttttctagtAATATATTCACTTACTTATtttagtatttctttttttaatgataaaagtattttaggtATTTTAGaatcaaataaaacataaattacgaaaatgaatattcaataaaaataagaacctttttaaatatgatgtattccattgaaatttaaaaagaaaatgcatGTACATTTTAAAGGTAAAAAGATTATCTATATTAGGTAGTATACAAAGATAGTTACGTTTTCGAATTCGTTAATTGTAAATGAATCCACAATCTATACCATACGGCTGAAAATATACTGTGATAAtttatatctaaaaatatagAGAGTCAACGTTCAGCCTTGTATGAAAAAGTATATGAAGTTGAGTTGTGAGAATGATTGAAGAGTTAGTTCCTGTCTTTTTTAAGTCAACTTTCGTTttaccaaaagaaaaatatatcatgTCATGTTGCTTAATTTAGATGAATCATTGTGTTATTTAATGGTTGATATCAATGTAATTGTAATTGTGATAGTTAATAgttgtttaatttgaattaaGTAAAAGACATATacgattcttttttttttatagtttattcTCCAAAACTATCATAGTTTTGTATATATGGTGTGTGAaattatttgtcatgaaattgtGTTAAAGTATTTATGAAAAGTAATTGTAGATGTTTTTTCAATTCAGAAattatgttatgaaaataataaaacaagaaGAATTGTGACAAAATGCcttaaaatttgatgaaaaatgtCGGTTAACCCAGCACATGTTCAATTTGGATCCATTTCATTTAATATCTTGCTGGTTaaacgaatttaaataattttttattttttattgatttttatattttttattacaattacgTAGGTTgacaatgtaatttttttaaaatattataatttatttaaatcatcTGCAggtaaaaaatgtttaaataaattaaatgtttaatcTATTTGTCAAATTACTTAATCTACAACAGTATTTGgtaaagtaaatatatatttattacaaactttatatattttgtcaATACATTTCAagtgtaatataataaatatataaaataaattcaaagaaGTCAATTAATTCACTATCACAAAAATTGAGCCGAGTTAAGTTAATTATTTGTGAACTCCTTCTGATGGATTAACCATGTAAATGATTAATTCAATTTAACCTCATTATATCTACACACAATAATTGGGATGtgatactaaaagaaaaaaaaaatcatataattatggACATGGATGCTAGCTACAAATAGTTACATCAAGTTATCAATTTTTAAGGTCCATGTGTCGGAAGGAcgatgaaatcaataattgaattCTGATAGTTAACAATGTGTTTACATGACAGTGAGATTTAACAAGTATGTTTACATGACAGTGAATTGATAATGGCATGTTACTTGAGGAATCGTCCGGTATCAACGAGCTTTGAGGTAGAAGACATTATTATCACAgacaaaatcacaaaaactaATCTATCAATCCCTAAAAAAATAGGAAACGACACATCACGCAAGGACCAAGTGACAAAAGTTTTGATTCCAAAATTGACGATTCTAATAACACAACATTTGGAAGTGTTACTGCActctaaaaaaaattcttattgcATTCACATCTATTCTTATAAAAGGAAAACTCTCCCTTCTATATGCA encodes the following:
- the LOC114170445 gene encoding protein DETOXIFICATION 46, chloroplastic-like, with product MAFKLKSLPLSYSLHSSPRQNPNFTLLNHRLPRRFSAPSLPLSLSLSTTASASTFHRTAFVTARAVRSDEIVDEGEEDKDEELSRQGEKKELVNQGIWSQMKDIVMFTGPATGLWICAPLMSLIDTAVIGQRSSVELAALGPGTVVCDYMSYVFMFLSIATSNMVATALAKQDKEEVQHYISILLFVGLSCGIAMLLFTRLFGAAIITAFIGPKNAHVVPAASNYVKIRGLASPALLVGWVAQSASLGMKDSWGPLKALAAASFINISGCIILCICLGYGIVGAAWATMVSQVVAACMMIHTLNNKGYNALAFSIPSGKELLTIFGLAAPVFMTMMSKVAFYSLLIYFATSMGTHTMAAHQVMVQTYSMCTVWGEPLSQTAQSFMPELIYGANRSLSKARLLLRSLVIIGVILGLLLGIVGTSVPWLFPFIFTPDRMVTQEMHKVLIPYFIALAVTPPTISLEGTLLAGRDLRFISLSMAGCFCVGSLVLWALSSRFGLLGCWFSLAIFQWARFSMALQRLLSPKGILYSEDTDRYELLKLRTA